Proteins encoded together in one Vigna angularis cultivar LongXiaoDou No.4 chromosome 5, ASM1680809v1, whole genome shotgun sequence window:
- the LOC108339486 gene encoding uncharacterized protein LOC108339486, with protein sequence MGSGSTYLTLTMLVIAGCLICNTKEVSAQCGGSLPDLISQCQQYVQKTGPKIKPSAACCAVLKQFNVPCACKLITKEVASLVSIPKAVFMGRSCGLNLPAGMHCGAIVIPPAP encoded by the exons ATGGGAAGTGGCAGCACGTATTTGACACTGACAATGTTAGTGATCGCAGGATGTTTAATCTGTAACACAAAAGAGGTTTCTGCGCAATGTGGAGGAAGTTTGCCAGATCTGATATCGCAGTGCCAACAGTATGTGCAGAAAACAGGACCAAAGATTAAACCTTCAGCAGCTTGCTGTGCAGTGCTGAAACAATTCAATGTGCCATGTGCTTGCAAACTCATTACCAAAGAAGTTGCAAGCCTTGTCAGTATTCCAAAAGCTGTGTTCATGGGACGCTCTTGTGGTTTGAATCTTCCCGCAGGAATGCATTGCGGAG CTATTGTAATTCCGCCGGCGCCATGA